A genomic region of Stegostoma tigrinum isolate sSteTig4 chromosome 15, sSteTig4.hap1, whole genome shotgun sequence contains the following coding sequences:
- the LOC125458646 gene encoding protocadherin-20-like: protein MDLKSTFCVDYTGSVLQKLIYIVLMILCYKINNHLAMELEYKVQENENEGVFIGNIATDILLTSVTNCDSMAYKLMKEMDYVILRHESGELYTTKHRIDRETLCPVEFRGDPCVQEVNVVILCADQYLQMVKVKIVILDVNDNAPYFAEQVMNLSIPEDAAAGTSFGIDYYANDNDTGENSIKHYFLENSQNIFSLNDGETPSIVVHQPLDREVKDLYEMKIVAVDGGIPPLSGTATLLINIQDINDNCPVFNVSAFDIQIPENMSSNSVVTQLHAFDADLGPNAEISYSYGNRVQEISRKLFTLHSDTGLITFSGNKNPEISPIHKLTVLANGPGCAPAIIQITVSVMHSSKYSPKLEISYIANQADGVIYLKETAPENTPIALLEVTDPDHYIKGTIYISGSVPFYLKPYERSRNKHLIVTSQLLDHELENQYEIVIKAEDPHSLHELTIHVKITDENDNSPEFYQSSFEAFIEENNMPGAFLLKISATDADSGQNGKVTYHLGPDALPIFSIEQFTGNLIASTTLDREKDKLYRFSVSAVDHGVPPRKRSTIVIIHVLDQNDNTPSFLTNDYTFFIPENFPRHGEIGVINVTDLDEGANGNVTVSILNSSSHFLMDNTKGILRCNSSVDREKHTMHVFWVEAVDDGRSPLSSTAKITVFVLDINDNPPTVLLPQSNISWLLVPPNTPQGTAVAEIYAIDYDAGINAVMTYTIVGRNGPAPHAFGINTATGNITLQEKLLSKDYGLYQLLVKVSDLGQPQPLHSTVMVNLFVNETVSNKSYLEDLLHRRTVFTEEVQTEPNPCPLLQTLDIPCSPPIIPIAITMIIVSIIFFTISLCMLLSMRKKSKKKELYIDAKIPLKINLDYYTKDWNDEQL, encoded by the coding sequence AAACTAATCTACATCGTTCTGATGATACTCTGCTACAAGATAAATAATCACCTGGCCATGGAACTGGAATATAAAGTGCAAGAGAATGAAAATGAAGGAGTGTTTATTGGAAACATAGCCACAGATATACTTTTGACATCAGTTACTAACTGTGATTCAATGGCTTACAAACTCATGAAAGAAATGGACTATGTGATTCTCAGGCATGAGAGTGGAGAGCTATATACAACCAAGCACAGAATTGACAGAGAAACTTTATGTCCAGTCGAATTCCGCGGTGATCCTTGTGTCCAAGAAGTCAATGTGGTTATTCTATGTGCTGATCAGTATCTGCAAATGGTGAAAGTTAAGATAGTCATCCTGGATGTCAATGATAATGCACCGTATTTTGCAGAACAAGTGATGAACCTTTCTATTCCAGAAGATGCAGCTGCAGGTACATCGTTTGGAATTGACTATTATGCAAATGACAATGACACTGGGGAGAACAGCATTAAACATTATTTTCTTGAAAATAGCCAAAATATTTTCAGCTTGAATGATGGTGAAACACCCTCCATTGTTGTCCATCAACCATTAGACAGGGAGGTGAAGGATTTGTATGAAATGAAGATTGTGGCTGTGGATGGCGGTATACCCCCTTTATCTGGAACAGCCACACTTCTGATTAACATTCAAGACATTAACGATAACTGCCCCGTTTTTAATGTATCAGCATTTGATATTCAGATCCCTGAAAACATGTCCTCCAATAGTGTAGTGACGCAGCTACATGCCTTTGATGCAGATCTAGGCCCCAATGCTGAAATCAGCTATTCTTATGGCAATCGAGTTCAGGAGATATCCAGGAAACTATTTACCTTACATAGTGACACTGGGCTTATCACGTTTTCTGGAAATAAAAATCCAGAGATATCTCCTATACATAAACTCACAGTGTTAGCTAATGGCCCAGGCTGTGCCCCAGCTATAATTCAAATTACAGTGTCTGTCATGCACAGCAGCAAATACAGTCCAAAGTTGGAGATCAGTTATATAGCTAACCAGGCAGATGGTGTGATTTACCTGAAAGAGACTGCACCTGAAAATACCCCAATTGCTCTCCTAGAAGTAACTGACCCAGATCATTACATAAAAGGAACAATCTATATCAGCGGCAGTGTGCCTTTCTATTTAAAACCCTACGAAAGGTCAAGAAATAAGCATCTTATAGTCACATCACAGCTTTTAGACCATGAGCTTGAAAACCAATATGAGATTGTAATTAAGGCAGAAGATCCTCACAGTCTTCATGAACTAACAATACATGTTAAGATTACTGATGAAAATGACAACTCCCCAGAATTTTACCAAAGCTCTTTCGAGGCTTTCATTGAAGAAAACAATATGCCAGGAGCTTTTTTACTGAAAATCTCAGCAACAGATGCTGACAGCGGCCAGAATGGGAAAGTGACTTACCACTTGGGACCTGATGCTTTACCCATCTTTTCAATTGAACAATTCACAGGAAATTTAATAGCGTCCACCACTTTGGACAGGGAAAAAGACAAACTGTATCGGTTTTCTGTTTCTGCTGTTGACCATGGAGTTCCTCCCAGAAAGAGAAGCACTATTGTAATCATTCATGTCTTGGACCAGAATGATAACACACCCTCTTTCCTCACCAATGACTATACATTCTTTATTCCAGAGAACTTCCCGAGACATGGTGAAATtggagtcatcaatgtaacagatttagatGAAGGAGCTAATGGTAATGTTACTGTATCCATCCTGAATAGTAGTAGCCATTTTTTAATGGACAACACCAAAGGAATATTACGTTGCAATTCTTCAGTCGATCGAGAGAAACATACCATGCATGTATTCTGGGTTGAGGCTGTGGATGATGGGAGATCACCTCTCTCCTCCACAGCAAAAATAACTGTATTTGTTCTGGACATAAATGATAATCCTCCAACTGTATTACTTCCTCAGTCAAACATATCATGGCTTCTTGTGCCCCCTAACACACCCCAAGGAACTGCAGTGGCTGAGATTTATGCCATTGACTATGATGCTGGTATTAATGCCGTCATGACTTACACTATTGTTGGGAGGAATGGTCCTGCCCCTCATGCATTTGGAATTAATACAGCGACAGGAAATATTACATTACAAGAGAAACTGTTGAGCAAAGACTATGGTTTGTATCAACTACTTGTAAAAGTCAGTGATCTTGGGCAACCCCAGCCTCTCCATTCCACAGTCATGGTCAATTTGTTTGTCAATGAGACTGTGAGTAATAAAAGTTATTTGGAAGACTTGTTGCACAGACGAACTGTTTTCACAGAAGAAGTGCAAACTGAACCAAATCCATGTCCTTTGTTACAGACATTAGACATCCCCTGTTCACCTCCGATCATTCCCATTGCAATCACAATGATCATTGTCTctattattttcttcaccatTTCGCTTTGTATGCTTCTAAGTatgagaaagaaaagcaaaaaaaaagaactttACATAGATGCCAAGATACCATTAAAAATAAATCTCGACTATTATACAAAAGACTGGAATGATGAACAGTTGTAG